Proteins encoded in a region of the Elizabethkingia bruuniana genome:
- a CDS encoding EamA family transporter — protein MEKKNILKGVLFVGIGASIYGMLATFVKLAYNDGYTTAEVTTSQFMWGIIGLLILNVIQTVASKKELPAPKKGDIRKLMLAGTSLGGTSLFYYLSVQYINVSIAIVLLMQSVWFSVVVESFINKKLPTARKVLATIIVLVGTVLATNLINMDVKLDVRGVFWGLMAAASYTLTMFTSNTIATYLPAFRKSFIQLLGGAVIVFIFLFFSQIGPLHFDALKGIYTHFSSNMEGIRPFDYSILWTYGLFLAVFGTILPPILFNIGFPNSGLGLGSIVSSLELPVSVTMAFVLLGEEVLLIQWAGIALILFAIVLMNLPSRKKEQVLA, from the coding sequence ATGGAGAAGAAAAATATACTGAAGGGTGTTTTATTTGTCGGAATAGGAGCGAGTATCTACGGAATGCTGGCAACTTTTGTTAAACTGGCATATAATGATGGTTATACAACAGCAGAAGTTACTACTTCACAGTTTATGTGGGGAATTATCGGGCTTCTGATTCTGAATGTTATTCAGACTGTAGCGTCAAAGAAAGAGCTTCCAGCACCTAAAAAGGGAGATATAAGAAAACTAATGCTTGCCGGAACTTCTCTGGGAGGGACGAGTCTTTTCTATTATCTTTCTGTACAATATATTAATGTTTCTATCGCAATTGTATTATTAATGCAATCGGTGTGGTTTAGTGTAGTTGTAGAGAGTTTTATAAATAAGAAATTACCGACAGCCCGTAAAGTATTGGCGACTATTATTGTGCTTGTAGGAACCGTCTTGGCAACCAATCTTATTAATATGGATGTAAAGCTGGATGTTAGAGGTGTTTTTTGGGGACTTATGGCAGCTGCGTCTTATACGCTTACCATGTTTACATCTAATACAATCGCAACATATCTGCCCGCATTTCGTAAGAGTTTTATACAGCTGTTAGGAGGTGCAGTTATTGTTTTTATTTTCCTGTTCTTCTCTCAGATAGGACCATTGCATTTTGATGCTTTAAAAGGGATTTATACTCACTTTAGCAGTAATATGGAAGGGATTCGTCCGTTCGATTATTCTATATTATGGACTTATGGACTGTTTTTAGCTGTTTTCGGAACCATTTTGCCGCCTATTTTATTTAATATAGGCTTCCCGAATTCAGGATTAGGATTGGGAAGTATCGTATCTTCTCTGGAGCTTCCTGTTTCTGTTACCATGGCTTTTGTTCTGTTGGGTGAAGAGGTATTGCTTATTCAATGGGCAGGTATTGCACTTATACTTTTTGCAATCGTGCTGATGAATTTACCTTCCCGTAAAAAAGAACAGGTATTGGCCTAG
- a CDS encoding ammonium transporter, protein MKIEKRWIISFVIICIISLGALVGSNTDQINMQNFLPESNINSADTAWILTASGLVLLMTPGLSFFYGGMVGRKNILSTMLQSFISLGVVSLIWIVVGFSLSFGSSIGFEINGIKYGIIGNPFEYFFFDRVSTLPHKSLASTIPFLLFALFQMKFAVITPALITGSFAERVRFISYLLFIVLFSLFIYTPLCHMIWYPDGLLNKYFGVKDFAGGTVVHMSAGFAALAGAMVLGKRKRPHHEPSNTAFVLLGTGMLWFGWFGFNAGSALAANATAALAFGTTTIASASAMMTWIFFDRINGRKVSVLGACIGAVVGLVAITPAAGFVSIRESLFIGFITAIISNTMVNWSKLKQIDDTLDVFACHGIGGIMGMILTAIFAHGDNASLLHGGISVFLHHMTALILVSLFSFFGSLLLYKISNAIIPLRVSEESEKIGLDLSQHDEQLC, encoded by the coding sequence ATGAAAATCGAGAAACGCTGGATCATTTCTTTTGTTATTATCTGTATTATTTCATTAGGCGCATTAGTCGGAAGCAATACAGACCAAATTAATATGCAAAACTTTTTACCGGAGAGCAATATTAACAGTGCAGATACCGCATGGATACTAACCGCATCGGGATTAGTTCTGTTAATGACACCCGGACTTTCTTTCTTTTATGGTGGTATGGTAGGCAGAAAAAATATACTTTCCACTATGCTGCAAAGTTTTATTTCTCTTGGAGTGGTCTCGCTCATCTGGATCGTTGTGGGGTTTTCATTATCTTTTGGCAGCTCTATAGGTTTTGAAATTAATGGTATAAAATATGGTATTATAGGAAACCCTTTTGAGTACTTTTTCTTTGATAGGGTAAGCACTTTGCCACATAAAAGCCTTGCATCCACAATTCCGTTTCTGCTATTTGCGTTATTCCAGATGAAATTTGCCGTTATCACTCCTGCATTGATTACCGGGTCCTTTGCTGAAAGAGTTCGTTTCATTTCATATCTACTATTCATTGTTCTCTTCAGCTTATTCATCTACACACCATTATGTCACATGATCTGGTATCCGGATGGACTATTGAACAAATACTTTGGTGTAAAAGACTTTGCGGGCGGCACTGTTGTCCATATGAGTGCAGGCTTCGCTGCCCTTGCAGGTGCAATGGTTTTAGGAAAAAGAAAAAGACCACATCACGAGCCTTCCAATACTGCTTTTGTATTACTTGGAACAGGTATGTTATGGTTTGGCTGGTTTGGCTTCAATGCCGGATCCGCATTGGCTGCTAATGCCACAGCAGCTTTAGCTTTTGGCACAACAACTATTGCCTCCGCATCTGCAATGATGACCTGGATATTCTTTGACCGCATAAACGGAAGAAAAGTGTCAGTATTAGGAGCTTGTATCGGAGCTGTTGTAGGACTGGTAGCCATAACACCTGCCGCAGGCTTTGTAAGCATCCGTGAAAGCTTATTTATAGGTTTTATTACAGCAATCATCTCCAATACTATGGTAAATTGGAGCAAGCTAAAACAAATTGACGATACACTCGATGTATTTGCATGTCATGGCATTGGCGGAATTATGGGAATGATACTAACCGCTATTTTCGCACATGGCGACAATGCAAGCCTGCTACATGGCGGAATCAGTGTTTTCCTGCATCATATGACAGCTCTGATTCTTGTATCTCTATTTTCATTCTTTGGCTCTTTACTCCTGTATAAAATATCAAATGCTATAATACCACTAAGAGTATCTGAGGAATCAGAAAAAATTGGTCTGGATCTCTCACAGCATGACGAACAACTTTGCTAA